One genomic window of Sporosarcina ureae includes the following:
- a CDS encoding GNAT family N-acetyltransferase has product MNIFEANITDVPVIRDVMIRAFREYEQATPPTSALKETVESITAEMQSGVQALIGYIEGEPVAMVRFRMEGESLYFSRFSVVPERQGQGIAKKILRFLEEYAAQQRKRVIACKVRADVPKNISLYQSIGYQVCEESVLHRTDGTSIAVVSMEKSLS; this is encoded by the coding sequence ATGAACATTTTTGAGGCGAACATTACTGACGTTCCTGTCATCCGTGACGTGATGATTCGGGCGTTCCGAGAATACGAGCAAGCGACACCTCCGACGAGTGCGTTGAAAGAGACCGTCGAAAGTATCACCGCTGAAATGCAAAGTGGTGTACAGGCGTTGATTGGTTATATAGAAGGGGAACCTGTCGCGATGGTCCGTTTTCGAATGGAAGGCGAAAGCCTCTATTTTTCTAGATTCTCTGTCGTGCCGGAAAGACAAGGTCAAGGCATCGCGAAAAAAATACTACGGTTTTTAGAGGAATATGCGGCGCAACAAAGGAAGAGAGTAATAGCATGCAAAGTACGAGCAGATGTGCCGAAAAACATCTCACTCTATCAATCAATCGGTTATCAAGTGTGTGAGGAATCTGTATTACATAGAACAGATGGTACATCGATTGCTGTAGTGTCTATGGAGAAATCGCTATCCTGA